From one Montipora capricornis isolate CH-2021 chromosome 10, ASM3666992v2, whole genome shotgun sequence genomic stretch:
- the LOC138019198 gene encoding nodal homolog, whose translation MKEELKNPSVGFSWITMMLWLFISVLVVSQRLSLSASFAPNEQSSLKIPSNEKNKKFSLSGEPEAPTFLYAIYEQVMKQAEIDGQEQLLESFKAEHDQETGEFYFPPSVAKKPLKAVFKVEFLISSPELASKGLTVSIYEAKTGVKVSARHLSPTGSGWLAVTATKVVNQWIARWQDTAPSFKVFVKRVTGGKQSQAQVSQLWLVVHTTIRDDFQVFPSLAKDNGRNPPSRERVRRDETAAKVAENKTDTRGQSSCDKKDMIVSSSIFVRSRTDWIYPKSFNAYQCLGECSNEKKISHSMLRTLVMLSNNTKGQDFPAPSCVPSKLKPVAIIHRTEKGSYVLRTEKNMIVDDCMCY comes from the exons atgaaagaagaaCTCAAGAATCCGTCAGTGGGCTTTTCCTGGATAACTATGATGCTGTGGCTATTCATCTCGGTACTTGTTGTGTCCCAGCGTCTCTCATTGAGCGCGTCGTTTGCACCAAATGAGCAGAGCAGTTTAAAGATTCCTTCCAACGAGAAGAACAAGAAGTTCTCCTTATCTGGTGAGCCAGAGGCACCTACATTTCTTTACGCCATTTACGAGCAAGTAATGAAGCAAGCTGAAATTGATGGACAGGAACAGTTGCTAGAAAGTTTCAAAGCAGAAC ACGATCAAGAAACAGGCGAGTTTTATTTTCCGCCTTCAGTTGCCAAAAAACCACTGAAAGCTGTATTCAAGGTCGAATTCCTCATTTCCAGCCCAGAATTGGCTTCAAAGGGGCTGACTGTGTCGATCTACGAGGCAAAAACCGGTGTTAAAGTGTCAGCTAGGCATTTGTCTCCTACCGGCTCTGGGTGGCTGGCTGTTACCGCTACCAAAGTTGTGAACCAGTGGATAGCTCGTTGGCAAGACACTGCTCCCTCGTTTAAGGTGTTTGTCAAAAGAGTGACGGGAGGGAAACAATCTCAAGCTCAAGTTTCACAGCTCTGGCTTGTTGTGCACACGACCATACGTGATGATTTTCAAGTCTTTCCTTCACTGGCTAAAGACAATGGGAGGAACCCGCCATCTCGGGAGAGGGTCAGACGTGACGAAACAGCTGCAAAGGTTGCAGAGAACAAGACCGATACTCGAGGGCAGAGCTCTTGCGACAAGAAGGACATGATAGTCAGTTCCTCGATTTTTGTCAGGAGCCGCACAGATTGGATTTATCCAAAGTCCTTCAACGCGTATCAGTGCCTTGGAGAATGCtccaatgaaaagaaaatcagCCACTCCATGCTCAGAACCTTGGTGATGCTGTCAAATAATACCAAGGGGCAAGACTTTCCAGCGCCGTCTTGCGTCCCTAGTAAGCTGAAACCAGTTGCCATAATTCACAGAACCGAAAAAGGGAGTTACGTGCTTCGTACTGAGAAGAATATGATCGTGGATGATTGCATGTGCTACTGA